A genomic stretch from Orcinus orca chromosome 14, mOrcOrc1.1, whole genome shotgun sequence includes:
- the LOC125960973 gene encoding cytochrome b-c1 complex subunit 8-like: MRGRWILHCRGRGDLGAAATLGREFGHLMRVRPVITYSLSPLEQRAFPHCFSKGMPNMLHRTQACILRVVPPLVVFYFVYTCGTQEFEKSKRKNPAAYENDK, from the coding sequence ATGAGAGGCCGGTGGATTCTGCACTGCAGAGGGAGAGGTGACCTCGGCGCCGCAGCAACCCTGGGCCGCGAGTTTGGGCATCTGATGCGGGTGCGGCCTGTGATCACCTACAGCTTGTCGCCCTTGGAGCAGCGCGCCTTCCCGCACTGCTTCAGCAAGGGCATGCCCAACATGCTGCACCGCACTCAGGCGTGCATCCTTCGCGTCGTGCCACCACTTGTAGTGTTTTATTTTGTCTACACATGCGGAACACAGGAGTTTgagaaatccaagaggaagaaTCCAGCTGCCTATGAAAATGACAAATGA